One window of Candidatus Margulisiibacteriota bacterium genomic DNA carries:
- the rpmC gene encoding 50S ribosomal protein L29, whose translation MKYSKIKEMSRQEIKAKEAELRKELLKFRFESAVTQVKNPLKKRSLRKDIARLLTAAREKKNAGK comes from the coding sequence ATGAAGTACTCAAAAATAAAAGAAATGAGCAGGCAGGAGATAAAAGCAAAAGAGGCCGAACTGCGTAAAGAGCTTCTTAAGTTCAGGTTCGAGTCCGCGGTAACGCAGGTCAAGAACCCGCTCAAAAAAAGGTCCCTTCGAAAAGACATAGCCAGGCTTTTGACCGCTGCAAGGGAGAAGAAGAATGCAGGAAAATAA